One genomic window of Halobacterium noricense includes the following:
- a CDS encoding IS1595 family transposase produces the protein MIPLDVFGSESLAADLLEQVRWRDGVSCPRCRSDRTVKNGSYGAFQRYLCKNCDRTFNDKTGTIFAHSKVALRKWLFSIYAFLRFNTSLRQLQREIDVTYKTMHRRVERFTRALDAPQLDLVGPVEIDEVYVSAGLKGRERDQPSRSRGLSTRGRGSYEGDKPPVFTIVDRGTGQRYVVPAKSADESTVRLLLADHEEESLTVYTDGFRAYDPLEDDDEFTRKYVVHGDGEYADGDIHVNTCESHASLARRWLSPHRGVSKDKLTQYLRAFQLRSELFRKSGREALKHAVKATL, from the coding sequence ATGATTCCGCTCGATGTGTTTGGCTCGGAATCGCTCGCAGCGGACCTGCTGGAACAGGTGCGCTGGCGTGACGGCGTTTCCTGCCCTCGCTGCCGTTCTGACCGGACGGTCAAGAACGGCAGCTATGGGGCGTTTCAACGCTATCTCTGTAAGAATTGCGACCGCACGTTCAACGATAAGACGGGCACAATTTTCGCTCACTCGAAGGTTGCGCTCCGCAAGTGGTTGTTCTCGATTTACGCGTTCTTACGGTTCAATACGAGTCTTCGCCAACTTCAGCGAGAGATCGATGTGACCTACAAGACGATGCACCGGCGCGTCGAGCGCTTCACCAGAGCGCTCGACGCGCCTCAACTCGACCTCGTTGGACCGGTCGAAATCGACGAAGTGTACGTCTCTGCGGGGTTGAAAGGCCGCGAGCGCGACCAACCGTCGCGCTCGCGTGGCCTGTCCACGCGCGGACGAGGTTCGTACGAGGGAGACAAACCACCCGTCTTCACCATCGTTGACCGTGGAACGGGACAGCGGTACGTCGTCCCGGCGAAATCCGCAGACGAATCGACGGTGCGACTCCTCCTCGCTGACCACGAGGAGGAGTCGCTAACAGTCTACACCGACGGATTTCGGGCATACGACCCGCTTGAGGACGACGACGAGTTCACCCGCAAATACGTCGTCCACGGTGACGGCGAATACGCTGATGGAGACATCCACGTGAACACGTGCGAGAGCCACGCGTCGCTGGCGCGACGCTGGCTCTCGCCGCATCGAGGCGTCTCGAAGGACAAGTTGACACAGTATCTCCGCGCCTTTCAGCTACGCAGCGAACTCTTCAGAAAATCCGGTCGAGAAGCACTCAAACACGCTGTCAAAGCGACTCTCTGA
- a CDS encoding FAD-binding oxidoreductase produces MDAFSAEVSNAFLDTNLPDKPMVFVEFHANYGVENEIEFCRTVFEAHDVQRFEVSDNDQEMRELWEARRELAEAFEPYDRDLSPLTPGDITVPISNYTDIVNYAKELGDEHSVPVACFGHAGDGNIHYFVMVNPDDPDSVAAGETVSKKLVERAIELGGTATGEHGIGIGKRDYLAREYNDATVESMRAIKRALDPNGILNPRKIFPSEE; encoded by the coding sequence ATTGACGCGTTCAGCGCGGAGGTGTCCAACGCGTTTCTTGACACCAACCTACCGGACAAACCGATGGTATTCGTGGAGTTCCATGCCAACTACGGCGTCGAGAACGAGATCGAGTTTTGTCGAACGGTGTTTGAGGCCCACGACGTGCAGCGCTTCGAGGTCAGTGATAACGACCAGGAGATGCGGGAGCTATGGGAGGCCCGACGCGAACTGGCAGAGGCATTTGAACCGTACGATCGGGACCTCTCGCCCCTCACACCCGGCGACATTACCGTCCCAATTAGCAACTACACAGATATCGTCAACTATGCCAAGGAACTCGGCGACGAACACAGCGTTCCGGTGGCGTGCTTTGGCCACGCCGGAGATGGCAACATCCACTACTTCGTCATGGTCAACCCTGACGATCCCGACTCCGTGGCTGCGGGCGAAACCGTCTCAAAGAAACTCGTTGAACGGGCTATCGAACTCGGTGGTACCGCGACTGGTGAACACGGAATCGGTATCGGTAAGCGCGACTATCTTGCCAGGGAGTACAATGATGCGACGGTGGAGTCCATGCGAGCCATCAAACGTGCGTTGGATCCGAACGGGATTCTCAATCCCAGGAAAATTTTCCCTAGTGAGGAGTAG
- a CDS encoding HVO_A0114 family putative DNA-binding protein, translating into MTQTLHVTIGSPDRSGLEDRLKAIDSGEDVTPHNPTLAIEDLETFGRVFRSTNLELLEAIVEHNPSSIRELARFVDRNPPEVLENVNELADYGLLELEEDGQAKRPVVWYDEIDVDLPLTSTGGQRDPANA; encoded by the coding sequence ATGACTCAGACACTCCACGTCACGATTGGCTCCCCCGACCGTAGCGGCCTCGAAGACCGCCTCAAAGCAATTGACAGCGGCGAAGACGTCACGCCCCACAATCCGACGCTCGCCATCGAAGACCTCGAAACGTTCGGACGGGTGTTCCGCAGCACGAACCTCGAACTCCTGGAAGCCATCGTCGAACACAATCCCAGCAGCATTCGGGAACTCGCGCGTTTCGTCGACCGGAACCCGCCGGAGGTCTTGGAGAACGTCAACGAGCTCGCAGACTACGGCCTGCTCGAACTCGAGGAGGATGGGCAGGCGAAACGGCCGGTCGTTTGGTACGACGAGATCGACGTCGATCTCCCGTTGACGTCGACGGGGGGCCAGCGGGACCCGGCAAACGCCTAA